From a single Thermodesulfobacteriota bacterium genomic region:
- a CDS encoding MerC family mercury resistance protein, which produces MDTGAAVMDKGSWLNTLTVLPGIGVGLLPKLTCPVCWPAYAGLLSSLGFGFVNYTTYLLPLTILFLTPAVVSLGYRAKNRRGYQPLIIGVIAAIIVMISKFVFVSDLAMYGGIALLMGASFWNSWPKRRTDSGSCPACVPTGPLTQEGNTDKT; this is translated from the coding sequence TTGGATACTGGAGCAGCCGTCATGGATAAGGGCAGTTGGCTCAATACTCTGACTGTGCTACCAGGGATTGGCGTTGGACTACTTCCTAAGCTGACGTGTCCGGTCTGCTGGCCAGCGTACGCAGGGCTTCTCAGCTCTCTCGGATTCGGGTTTGTCAACTACACAACCTACCTACTTCCGCTGACCATTTTATTTCTAACTCCTGCAGTTGTATCACTCGGTTATCGTGCAAAGAATCGCCGTGGTTATCAACCGCTCATTATCGGTGTCATTGCAGCAATCATTGTGATGATTAGCAAGTTCGTCTTCGTTTCCGATTTGGCCATGTACGGAGGTATCGCTCTATTAATGGGTGCTTCATTCTGGAACTCATGGCCAAAGCGAAGAACCGATAGTGGCTCCTGTCCCGCATGTGTTCCTACAGGACCGCTAACTCAAGAAGGGAACACAGATAAAACCTAA
- a CDS encoding thioredoxin family protein, with protein MSTKRNIEIFSAGCLACEETIRLINRVTCPSCEVIVLDMRDPDVASRAKSLGIRSVPAVGIDGKLADCCAGRGPDEAMLKASGLGQPI; from the coding sequence ATGAGTACCAAACGTAATATTGAGATCTTTAGTGCAGGATGTCTTGCGTGTGAGGAGACGATTAGGCTTATCAATCGAGTCACCTGTCCATCCTGTGAAGTCATCGTTCTGGATATGAGAGACCCGGACGTGGCAAGCCGAGCCAAAAGTTTGGGAATCCGGTCGGTTCCTGCCGTGGGGATAGACGGTAAGCTCGCTGATTGCTGTGCAGGACGTGGCCCTGATGAGGCCATGTTAAAAGCTTCTGGATTAGGGCAACCGATCTGA